The Leclercia sp. AS011 genomic interval ACCGATTTCGATATTCTGAAATCCTACGAGGCGGTAGTGGACGGGTTAGCGATGCTCATTGGGTCCCACTGCGAAATCGTATTGCACTCCCTGCAAGATCTGAAATGTTCTGCCATCCGCATTGCCAATGGTGAGCATACTGGCCGTAAAATTGGCTCGCCAATCACCGACCTTGCACTGCGTATGCTGCACGACATGACCGGCGCGGACAGCAGCGTCTCAAAATGTTATTTCACCCGCGCCAAGAGCGGTGTCCTGATGAAGTCCGTGACGATTGCCATCCGCAACCGCGATCATCGGGTGATTGGTCTGCTGTGCATCAACATGAACCTCGATGTGCCGTTCTCCCAAATCATGAACACCTTTATTCCACCAGAAACGCCGGATGTCGGATCCTCCGTTAACTTCGCCTCCTCGGTTGAAGACCTCGTCACCCAGACGTTGGAATTCACCATCGAAGAGGTCAATGCCGATCGCAATGTGTCTAACAATGCCAAGAATCGCCAGATCGTGCTTAACCTCTATGAAAAAGGCATTTTCGATATCAAAGATGCGATTAACCAGGTGGCCGACCGTCTGAATATCTCGAAACACACGGTGTATCTCTATATCCGTCAGTTCAAAAGCGGCGATTTCCTGGGACACGAGAAGTAATGCGTTTCGCATTAATGGTGACAGGCCCGGCTTACGGTACCCAGCAGGCCAGCAGTGCGTTGCAGTTTGCGCGTGCACTGCTGGAGGCAGGACACGAGCTGGTTAGCGTCTTTTTTTATCGGGAAGGTGTGTATAACGCCAACCTGCTGACGTCTCCCGCCTCTGATGAGTTTGACCTGGTGCGCGCGTGGCAAGCGCTACATGAGCAGCACGGGGTTGAACTGCACATCTGTGTGGCGGCGGCGCTACGTCGCGGCGTGAGCGATGCGAATGAAGCCCAGCGCCTGGGTCTGCCCGCTGCCAATCTTAATGACGGCTTTTCACTCAGCGGCCTCGGTGCGCTGGCACAAGCCGCATTAACCTGCGATCGAATGGTGCAATTCTGATGAACCGCGTGGCTTTTGTCTTTACCTCTGCTCCCCATGGCAGTGCCGCCGGAAGGGAAGGGCTGGATGCGCTCCTGGCGACCTCTGCGCTGACGGAAGAGATCGGTGTTTTCTTCATTGGCGACGGTGTGTTTCAACTGCTTGCCGGTCAGCAGCCGCAGGTGGTGCTGGCGCGCGACTACATCGCGACCTTTAAAGTCCTGCCGCTGTATGACATCGAGACGTTTTACGTCTGTGCCGCCTCCCTGCAGGCGCGCGGTCTGAGTGAAAACACGCCCCTGGTGCTCGACGCCACCCTGGTTGCGCCGGAGGTGTTGCGTGAGCATCTCTCCCACTTCGACACCATCCTGACTTTCTGAGGCCGTCATGCTCCATACTCTGAGCCGCTCCCCGTGGCAATGCGACATCGAAAGCCTGCTAAGCATGGTGCGTGAAGGCGATGCGCTGCTGCTTATCCAGGATGGCGTTCTGGCGGCGGTAGAAGGCAGCCGCTTTGTTGATATTCTCAGTAATGCCCCCATCTCTGTCTCTGCGCTTAAAGATGACATCGATGCCCGCGGTCTTGCTGGTCAAATTTCAGCCAAAATTAACGTGGTTAGCTATACTGATTTCGTTAATCTGGCCGTCCAGCACACTGGTCACATGAACTGGTGATACGAGATCGCTGTATATTTCTTGACACCTTTTCGACGTAGCCCTAAAATTTCGCGTCCTCATATTGTATGAGGGCGTTTTATTACGTGTTTACGAAGCAAAAGCTAAAACCAGGAGCTATTTAATGGCAACAGTTAACCAGCTGGTACGCAAACCACGCGCTCGCAAAGTTGCAAAAAGCAACGTGCCTGCGCTGGAAGCCTGCCCGCAGAAACGTGGCGTATGTACTCGTGTATATACCACCACTCCTAAGAAACCAAACTCCGCACTGCGTAAAGTATGCCGTGTGCGTTTAACTAACGGTTTTGAAGTGACTTCCTACATCGGTGGTGAAGGTCACAACCTGCAGGAACACTCCGTGATCCTGATCCGTGGCGGTCGTGTAAAAGACCTTCCGGGTGTTCGTTACCACACCGTTCGTGGTGCGCTTGACTGCTCCGGCGTTAAAGACCGTAAGCAATCTCGCTCCAAGTATGGCGTGAAACGTCCTAAGGCTTAATGGTTCTCCGTTAAGTAAGGCCAAACTG includes:
- a CDS encoding helix-turn-helix transcriptional regulator; translated protein: MTRSLLTNETSELDLLDQRPFDQTDFDILKSYEAVVDGLAMLIGSHCEIVLHSLQDLKCSAIRIANGEHTGRKIGSPITDLALRMLHDMTGADSSVSKCYFTRAKSGVLMKSVTIAIRNRDHRVIGLLCINMNLDVPFSQIMNTFIPPETPDVGSSVNFASSVEDLVTQTLEFTIEEVNADRNVSNNAKNRQIVLNLYEKGIFDIKDAINQVADRLNISKHTVYLYIRQFKSGDFLGHEK
- the tusD gene encoding sulfurtransferase complex subunit TusD; translated protein: MRFALMVTGPAYGTQQASSALQFARALLEAGHELVSVFFYREGVYNANLLTSPASDEFDLVRAWQALHEQHGVELHICVAAALRRGVSDANEAQRLGLPAANLNDGFSLSGLGALAQAALTCDRMVQF
- the tusC gene encoding sulfurtransferase complex subunit TusC; this encodes MNRVAFVFTSAPHGSAAGREGLDALLATSALTEEIGVFFIGDGVFQLLAGQQPQVVLARDYIATFKVLPLYDIETFYVCAASLQARGLSENTPLVLDATLVAPEVLREHLSHFDTILTF
- the tusB gene encoding sulfurtransferase complex subunit TusB, whose amino-acid sequence is MLHTLSRSPWQCDIESLLSMVREGDALLLIQDGVLAAVEGSRFVDILSNAPISVSALKDDIDARGLAGQISAKINVVSYTDFVNLAVQHTGHMNW
- the rpsL gene encoding 30S ribosomal protein S12 is translated as MATVNQLVRKPRARKVAKSNVPALEACPQKRGVCTRVYTTTPKKPNSALRKVCRVRLTNGFEVTSYIGGEGHNLQEHSVILIRGGRVKDLPGVRYHTVRGALDCSGVKDRKQSRSKYGVKRPKA